Proteins encoded within one genomic window of Festucalex cinctus isolate MCC-2025b chromosome 18, RoL_Fcin_1.0, whole genome shotgun sequence:
- the LOC144006799 gene encoding ADP/ATP translocase 2-like → MVQQIISKYLSSIRCGGRAGQKKTIVKTVPGKHTGKKESSEISPGQRCHNVICAAGATSLCFVYPLDFARTRLAADVGKAGAGREFNGLGDCLVKIFKSDGLRGLYQGFNVSVQGIIIYRAAYFGIYDTAKGMLPDPKNTHILVSWMIAQSVTAVAGLTSYPFDTVRRRMMMQSGRKGADIMYSGTIDCWRKIARDEGGKAFFKGAWSNVLRGMGGAFVLVLYDELKKVI, encoded by the exons ATGGTTCAACAGATTATTTCCAAGTATCTGAGCAGTATCAGATGCGGCGGGCGTGCAGGCCAAAAGAAGACTATTGTGAAGACCGTTCCTGGAAAACAcacaggaaagaaagaaagcagtgAAATCAGTCCAGGACAGCGATGTCACAACG TAATATGCGCCGCTGGAGCCACGTCCCTGTGCTTCGTGTACCCCCTCGACTTCGCCCGTACCCGCCTGGCCGCCGACGTCGGAAAAGCCGGCGCGGGAAGGGAGTTCAACGGTCTGGGCGACTGCCTGGTCAAGATCTTTAAGTCTGACGGCCTGCGGGGCTTGTATCAGGGCTTCAACGTGTCCGTGCAGGGAATTATCATCTACAGGGCCGCCTACTTTGGCATCTACGACACCGCTAAGG GTATGTTGCCTGACCCCAAAAACACTCACATCCTGGTGAGCTGGATGATCGCCCAGTCTGTGACGGCCGTCGCCGGCCTGACCTCCTACCCCTTCGACACGGTCCGTAGACGTATGATGATGCAGTCTGGACGCAAAGGAG CCGACATCATGTACAGCGGCACCATCGACTGCTGGCGTAAGATCGCCCGCGACGAGGGCGGCAAGGCCTTCTTCAAGGGCGCGTGGTCCAACGTGCTCCGAGGCATGGGCGGGGCTTTCGTGCTGGTGTTGTACGATGAGCTGAAGAAGGTCATCTAA